One genomic window of Diospyros lotus cultivar Yz01 chromosome 8, ASM1463336v1, whole genome shotgun sequence includes the following:
- the LOC127808663 gene encoding uncharacterized protein LOC127808663 → MSLLRKPYSYSRVEKEDPEEVKHRQAQFLIYKVMEQADFSSSSRRRRRRAAFSCLRVGICKLKMIRIGRRLRMRLRKGMSSTISAARAWKRFFHGGQAIISLPPAFKR, encoded by the coding sequence ATGAGTCTTTTGAGGAAACCATACTCTTACTCAAGGGTGGAAAAGGAGGACCCAGAAGAGGTGAAGCACAGGCAAGCCCAGTTCTTGATCTACAAAGTGATGGAGCAAGCAGATTTCAGCAGCAgcagtagaagaagaagaagaagagcagcCTTTTCATGCTTGAGAGTTGGAATATGCAAGCTGAAGATGATCAGGATTGGGAGGAGACTGAGGATGAGGCTGAGGAAGGGCATGTCTTCAACCATATCTGCAGCTAGAGCTTGGAAGCGCTTTTTCCATGGTGGACAAGCCATTATCAGCCTTCCTCCTGCATTCAAACGTTGA
- the LOC127808993 gene encoding protein DETOXIFICATION 40-like gives MEREREGMERINEDGDGSQVNYERMPSSDDKIVKSMPAAEAVSSELEEVLSDTSLPRLRRLRKATAVELRVLFKLAAPAIVVYLLNNVTSMATQIFCGHLGNLQLAAASLGNNGIQIFAYGVMLGMGSAVETLCGQAYGAHKYEMLGVYLQRSAILLTATGIPLTFVYIFSKPLLILLGESREIASAAAVFVYGLIPQIFAYAANFPIQKFLQAQSIVMPSAIISTAALGLHLLATWVVVFQLGWGLLGASLMLSLSWWIVVVAQFVYILRSRRCKHTWRGFSVQAFSGLWDFLKLSAASGVMLCLETWYYQILVLIAGLLENAEIALDSLSVCMTISGWVFMISVGFNAAASVRVSNELGAGHPKSAAFSVVIVTLSSFSIAVILAVVVLALRDVLSYVFTDGETVAEAVSDLAPYLAVSIILNGIQPVLSGVAVGCGWQAFVAYVNVGCYYVIGIPLGAILGFTFDLGAKGIWSGMMAGTFIQTLILVWVTARTKWDQEVEKARDRLGKWEESDQQRQPLLSG, from the exons atggagagagagagagaggggatggAAAGGATAAACGAAGATGGCGATGGAAGTCAGGTGAATTATGAAAGGATGCCAAGTTCTGATGATAAAATAGTTAAATCCATGCCTGCAGCAGAGGCAGTGAGCTCTGAACTGGAGGAGGTGCTATCGGACACCAGCTTGCCGCGGCTCCGGCGGCTGCGGAAGGCCACCGCCGTAGAGCTGAGGGTTCTGTTCAAGCTAGCAGCTCCGGCGATCGTGGTCTACTTGCTCAACAACGTCACCTCCATGGCCACCCAGATCTTCTGTGGCCATCTGGGCAACCTTCAGCTCGCTGCTGCTTCTCTTGGCAACAACGGAATCCAAATCTTTGCTTATGGTGTCATG CTCGGGATGGGAAGTGCAGTGGAGACGCTTTGTGGCCAAGCCTACGGAGCTCACAAGTACGAAATGCTGGGCGTCTATCTGCAAAGATCCGCCATCCTCCTCACTGCCACCGGCATCCCTCTCACCTTCGTCTACATCTTCTCCAAGCCACTCCTCATCCTGCTGGGCGAGTCCCGGGAAATAGCATCCGCGGCGGCCGTCTTCGTCTACGGCCTCATCCCCCAAATCTTCGCCTACGCCGCCAACTTTCCCATCCAGAAGTTCCTGCAGGCGCAGAGCATAGTGATGCCGAGCGCCATCATCTCCACGGCGGCGCTGGGGCTGCACCTGCTGGCGACGTGGGTGGTGGTGTTCCAGCTGGGGTGGGGGCTGCTGGGGGCCTCCCTGATGCTGAGCCTGTCGTGGTGGATCGTGGTGGTGGCTCAGTTCGTGTACATACTGAGGAGCCGGCGGTGCAAGCACACCTGGAGAGGGTTCAGCGTTCAGGCGTTTTCCGGGCTGTGGGATTTCTTGAAGCTGTCGGCAGCTTCAGGGGTGATGCTGTGCTTGGAGACTTGGTACTATCAGATACTTGTTTTGATTGCTGGATTGCTTGAGAATGCCGAGATTGCTTTGGATTCTCTCTCTGTTTG CATGACAATAAGTGGATGGGTATTCATGATTTCAGTGGGGTTCAATGCAGCCGCAAG TGTGAGGGTGAGTAATGAGCTTGGGGCTGGACATCCCAAATCAGCAGCGTTTTCAGTGGTGATCGTCACCTTAAGCTCATTCAGCATCGCCGTAATCTTGGCCGTGGTTGTGCTCGCCTTGCGCGACGTCCTCAGCTACGTCTTCACCGACGGCGAAACCGTGGCGGAAGCCGTCTCGGATCTTGCACCCTACTTGGCCGTTTCCATCATCCTCAACGGTATCCAACCGGTTTTATCAG GGGTGGCGGTTGGATGCGGATGGCAAGCCTTCGTCGCGTACGTAAACGTCGGGTGCTATTACGTGATCGGGATCCCATTGGGTGCTATCCTCGGCTTTACCTTCGATCTTGGTGCCAAg GGAATATGGTCAGGGATGATGGCTGGCACTTTCATCCAAACTCTCATCTTAGTGTGGGTTACTGCACGCACCAAATGGGATCAAGAG GTTGAGAAAGCAAGGGATCGGTTGGGTAAATGGGAAGAGAGCGACCAGCAGCGGCAGCCTCTCCTTTCAGGCTGA